From the Streptomyces sp. KMM 9044 genome, one window contains:
- a CDS encoding ADP-ribosylglycohydrolase family protein — protein MTSTARMPSAPVPGDCLGHRERARGALLGLAVGDALGAPAENMKPSEIRARWGRITGYVAEHPAGTDDTEYAILSGLLLARHGAALTPAQVGAAWHEWIADRSEGRFRGAGFSERGTLENLRRGLAAPVSAQHRHAWSDGLAMRAAPHGVFAAGRPAEAARLAAIDGSVSHDGEGIYGGQAVAAGVAAAMTGAPVVTVVATALALVPEDSWTARSLRRAVTAAHWGERAVRSAVVIGGYPWTDLAPEAVALAFGAYAAADGDFGQSVLTAVNMGRDADTTAAVAGALAGATRGAAAIPEAWAASIGPARGSCLPAMAGHHVLGIADLLTPTAADNTTETPS, from the coding sequence ATGACGTCGACCGCCCGCATGCCCTCGGCCCCGGTGCCCGGGGACTGTCTCGGGCACCGCGAACGGGCACGCGGCGCGCTGCTCGGCCTGGCCGTCGGCGACGCGCTGGGCGCCCCGGCCGAGAACATGAAACCGTCCGAGATCCGCGCCCGGTGGGGCCGCATCACCGGGTACGTGGCGGAGCACCCCGCGGGCACGGACGACACCGAGTACGCGATCCTCTCCGGCCTGCTGCTGGCCCGGCACGGGGCGGCGCTCACCCCGGCGCAGGTCGGGGCGGCCTGGCACGAGTGGATCGCGGACCGCTCCGAGGGGCGCTTCCGCGGGGCCGGCTTCAGTGAGCGCGGCACCCTGGAGAACCTCCGCCGGGGGCTGGCCGCCCCGGTCTCCGCGCAGCACCGCCACGCCTGGAGCGACGGGCTGGCGATGCGGGCGGCACCGCACGGCGTCTTCGCGGCCGGCCGTCCCGCCGAGGCGGCCCGGCTGGCGGCGATCGACGGCTCGGTCAGTCACGACGGAGAGGGCATCTACGGAGGCCAGGCGGTGGCGGCGGGCGTGGCGGCGGCGATGACGGGAGCGCCGGTGGTCACCGTCGTGGCCACCGCACTGGCCCTGGTGCCGGAGGACTCCTGGACCGCCCGTTCCCTGCGCCGCGCCGTCACCGCCGCCCACTGGGGCGAACGCGCGGTCCGCTCCGCGGTCGTGATCGGCGGCTACCCCTGGACCGACCTGGCCCCGGAGGCCGTCGCCCTCGCCTTCGGAGCCTACGCGGCGGCGGACGGGGACTTCGGGCAGTCGGTGCTGACGGCCGTCAACATGGGCCGCGATGCGGACACCACGGCGGCCGTGGCGGGCGCCCTCGCGGGCGCGACCCGGGGTGCCGCCGCCATCCCGGAGGCATGGGCGGCCTCCATCGGCCCGGCCCGCGGCAGCTGTCTCCCGGCGATGGCGGGCCACCACGTCCTGGGCATCGCGGACCTGCTCACCCCGACAGCGGCCGACAACACCACGGAGACCCCGTCATGA
- a CDS encoding DsbA family protein: MSEKNREGKRTARERLAVEREKQKSADRRRRTLTVGASVVCVLALAAVIGIVAANAGKDEGSEEAGPVVAPSGALGKDGLAIPAGKESAPSTLTVWEDFRCPACKSFELAYRPTLHELTGSGQLEIEYHLVTLIDGNMGGTGSRNSANAAACAQDAGKFTEYHDVLFDNQPPEPDDAFADNAKLIELAGKIEGLDTPAFRSCVEDGTHNSWVAKSNEAFQQGGFSGTPTVLLGDKNIYQDRSMTPAKLKEMVEEANRQ, from the coding sequence GTGAGCGAGAAGAACCGTGAGGGAAAGCGCACCGCTCGTGAGCGGCTGGCGGTCGAGCGCGAGAAGCAGAAGTCGGCGGACAGGAGGCGCCGCACCCTGACCGTGGGTGCGAGCGTGGTCTGTGTCCTGGCACTCGCGGCGGTGATCGGTATCGTCGCCGCCAACGCGGGCAAGGACGAGGGCAGCGAGGAGGCAGGCCCGGTGGTGGCGCCCTCGGGGGCGCTGGGCAAGGACGGCCTGGCCATCCCCGCCGGCAAGGAGAGCGCCCCGTCCACTCTCACCGTGTGGGAGGACTTCCGCTGCCCTGCCTGCAAGTCCTTCGAGCTGGCGTACCGGCCGACGCTCCACGAACTGACCGGGTCCGGCCAGTTGGAGATCGAGTACCACCTGGTCACGCTCATCGACGGGAACATGGGCGGCACCGGCTCCCGCAACTCCGCCAACGCGGCGGCCTGCGCCCAGGACGCCGGAAAGTTCACCGAATACCACGACGTGCTGTTCGACAACCAGCCCCCGGAGCCGGACGACGCCTTCGCCGACAACGCCAAGCTCATCGAGCTGGCGGGCAAGATCGAAGGCCTCGACACCCCCGCCTTCCGCAGCTGTGTGGAGGACGGCACACACAACAGCTGGGTGGCGAAGTCCAACGAGGCCTTCCAGCAGGGCGGCTTCTCCGGCACACCGACCGTCCTGCTCGGAGACAAGAACATCTACCAGGACCGGTCGATGACCCCGGCGAAGCTCAAGGAGATGGTGGAGGAGGCCAATCGGCAGTAG
- the lgt gene encoding prolipoprotein diacylglyceryl transferase, whose protein sequence is MELAYIPSPSSGVLYLGPVPLRGYAFSILAGLFVALWIVDRRWVARGGQKGTAWDIAFWAVPFGLVGGRLYHVITDYQLYFGEGRNPVDAFKIWEGGLGIWGAVALGAVGAWIACRRRGIALPPYADALAPGLVLAQAIGRWGNWFNQELYGRETDLPWALHITSTDGGRVPGHYHPTFLYESLWCVGVALLIIWADRRFKLGHGRVFALYVAAYCAGRFWIEYMRVDEAHQVLGLRLNNWTALIVFVLAVAYFVVSAKLRPGRETVVEPGAADGSAGGDEPEAVGKAGSPEAEREKEEAEPKKPDTESGAGTGPKEDGGDGKAAKDATEPGDAKDEDAEAETAQADSGDRDPADTGSGSAESGDARSKDGAGSAKKS, encoded by the coding sequence ATGGAACTTGCCTACATTCCCAGCCCGTCGAGCGGGGTGCTGTACCTCGGCCCCGTTCCGCTTCGCGGCTATGCCTTCAGCATCCTCGCCGGTCTCTTCGTCGCCCTCTGGATCGTCGACCGCCGGTGGGTGGCACGTGGCGGCCAGAAGGGCACCGCCTGGGACATCGCGTTCTGGGCCGTCCCGTTCGGCCTGGTCGGCGGTCGCCTCTACCACGTGATCACCGACTACCAGCTCTACTTCGGTGAGGGCCGGAACCCGGTCGACGCCTTCAAGATCTGGGAGGGCGGCCTCGGTATCTGGGGCGCCGTCGCGCTGGGCGCGGTGGGCGCCTGGATCGCCTGCCGGCGCCGGGGCATCGCCCTGCCGCCGTACGCCGACGCTCTGGCCCCCGGTCTGGTGCTGGCACAGGCGATCGGACGCTGGGGCAACTGGTTCAACCAGGAGCTGTACGGGCGGGAGACGGACCTTCCCTGGGCGCTGCACATCACGTCCACGGACGGCGGTCGGGTACCGGGGCACTACCACCCGACGTTCCTGTACGAGTCGCTGTGGTGCGTGGGTGTCGCCCTGCTGATCATCTGGGCGGACCGCCGCTTCAAGCTCGGACACGGGCGGGTGTTCGCACTGTACGTCGCCGCGTACTGCGCGGGCCGGTTCTGGATCGAGTACATGCGCGTCGACGAGGCCCACCAAGTCCTGGGTCTGCGGTTGAACAACTGGACCGCGTTGATCGTGTTCGTGCTCGCGGTCGCGTACTTCGTGGTGTCGGCGAAGCTGCGCCCGGGACGCGAGACCGTGGTGGAACCGGGCGCGGCAGACGGTTCCGCCGGGGGCGACGAGCCGGAGGCCGTCGGTAAGGCGGGCTCTCCGGAGGCGGAGCGGGAGAAGGAAGAAGCCGAGCCGAAGAAGCCGGACACCGAGTCCGGGGCGGGCACGGGCCCGAAGGAGGACGGTGGCGACGGCAAGGCGGCCAAGGACGCCACCGAGCCGGGTGACGCGAAGGACGAGGATGCCGAGGCGGAGACGGCCCAGGCAGATTCCGGGGACAGGGATCCAGCGGACACGGGCTCCGGGTCTGCGGAGTCCGGGGACGCGCGGTCCAAGGACGGGGCCGGGTCGGCGAAGAAGAGCTGA
- a CDS encoding ADP-ribosylglycohydrolase family protein, which translates to MTLKEQEKQVQGASLDERITGALVGAAVGDALGGPVEGYSPEQIAERHGGRVHGVVGPWNGDAWRTARPIAPYHKGDGHVTDDTLMTHALVRVYARVRDHLDAHAVADHLVPDLMTHPRWIPELQAEALPLQRIFLAEKWLVARIHYGHVDPREAGVGNIVNCGAAMYMAPVGLVNAAHPAGAYAEALDVAGAHQSSYGREAAGVLAAAVAAACVPGATPASVVAACLSLAKDGTRTAIERVCEVASHHTDFASALRPLREAVAPYDTVGPDYRSPSLGARRPSRLHAIEELPVALGMVVVAGGDFRHAVLGAVNYGRDCDSIATMAGAVTGALGSPVPEDWAKTVAEASRLDLLEPAATLTEVAREVFARDVSRRGAHERAFAELGGAGCSD; encoded by the coding sequence ATGACGCTCAAAGAGCAGGAAAAGCAGGTCCAGGGCGCCTCCCTGGACGAGCGGATCACCGGCGCGCTGGTGGGCGCTGCCGTCGGCGACGCGCTCGGCGGCCCGGTGGAGGGGTACTCCCCCGAGCAGATCGCCGAGCGCCACGGCGGGCGTGTCCACGGCGTCGTCGGCCCCTGGAACGGCGACGCCTGGCGTACCGCCCGCCCCATCGCCCCATATCACAAGGGCGACGGCCACGTCACCGACGACACCCTCATGACGCACGCCCTGGTCCGGGTGTACGCGCGGGTCCGGGACCATCTGGACGCCCACGCCGTCGCCGACCACCTGGTCCCGGACCTGATGACGCACCCGCGCTGGATCCCGGAGCTGCAGGCGGAGGCACTCCCGTTGCAGCGGATCTTCCTCGCGGAGAAGTGGCTGGTGGCCCGGATCCACTACGGCCATGTCGACCCGCGCGAGGCGGGCGTCGGAAACATCGTCAACTGCGGTGCCGCGATGTACATGGCCCCGGTCGGCCTGGTCAACGCGGCCCACCCGGCGGGCGCCTACGCCGAGGCGCTGGATGTCGCGGGGGCCCACCAGTCGTCGTACGGCCGGGAGGCGGCGGGCGTCCTGGCGGCGGCCGTGGCGGCGGCGTGCGTACCGGGGGCGACACCGGCCTCGGTCGTCGCGGCCTGCCTGTCCCTGGCGAAAGACGGCACGAGGACGGCGATCGAGCGGGTCTGCGAAGTGGCTTCCCATCACACGGACTTCGCGTCCGCACTGCGCCCGCTGCGGGAGGCGGTGGCCCCGTACGACACCGTGGGCCCCGACTACCGTTCTCCCTCGCTGGGCGCCCGCCGTCCGTCGCGGCTGCACGCGATCGAGGAACTCCCGGTCGCACTGGGCATGGTGGTGGTGGCCGGTGGTGACTTCCGGCATGCGGTGCTGGGCGCGGTGAACTACGGCCGGGACTGCGACTCCATCGCCACGATGGCCGGCGCCGTGACGGGCGCCCTCGGTTCGCCGGTCCCCGAGGACTGGGCGAAGACGGTGGCGGAGGCCAGCCGTCTCGACCTCCTGGAACCCGCGGCCACGCTGACGGAGGTGGCCCGTGAGGTCTTCGCGCGCGACGTGTCCCGGCGCGGGGCACACGAGAGGGCGTTCGCCGAGCTGGGAGGCGCGGGATGCTCCGACTGA
- a CDS encoding ADP-ribosylglycohydrolase family protein has protein sequence MTLSPPATVPTSTPPARPPEHPPASPAENPPPGPPPSDREPRTTGTTETSRPEGSPGAATDGQAPPGPPPSDREPRTTGTTETSRPEGSPGAATDGQAPPGPPAPGREPRTGGAGGKHRAEGETEAPTARRTRAAPLAPPPQAPRIEGLLLGLAAGDAAGWPAARHRAARMPEWTRRLTRELDTFAERNATTTLPVPIALNQPSEPLRLGPSDDAEWAVFAAEAVLRAGDDGALGDLSRERRTRAAIDLTWNAAAGEVAAAAQRAPEIESAVLPLRARISVRAGLGNLAAGLRPPATGHDNPHYFDDAACVRACVLAVAHPGDPEGAAALAEFDARYTQDGDGVHGARAMAAAVALALAGAGVEACVAAAVAELPEETEIGRNARHALRLAADADGVFALVPPLEHQIVDHVYSYGIAAAETVPVALALATAAHGRIAEAVPAAACLSRVADSAPALVGALTGALGGGAAIPDSWRESCRTLSGCTLPRLTGTDLVELAGLLEAAQPPPPGG, from the coding sequence ATGACTCTCTCCCCGCCGGCAACGGTACCCACATCGACACCACCGGCCCGACCGCCGGAACACCCCCCGGCATCCCCCGCCGAGAACCCCCCGCCAGGTCCGCCCCCGTCCGACCGCGAACCCCGCACGACCGGCACGACCGAGACCTCCCGCCCCGAGGGCTCCCCCGGAGCCGCCACCGACGGCCAGGCCCCACCGGGGCCACCCCCGTCCGACCGCGAACCCCGCACGACCGGCACGACCGAGACCTCCCGCCCCGAGGGCTCCCCCGGAGCCGCCACCGACGGCCAGGCCCCACCGGGGCCACCCGCACCCGGCCGCGAACCCCGCACGGGCGGTGCGGGTGGAAAGCACCGCGCCGAAGGCGAAACCGAGGCCCCCACAGCCCGCCGGACCCGCGCCGCACCCCTCGCCCCGCCGCCGCAGGCACCCCGCATCGAAGGTCTCCTCCTCGGCCTCGCCGCCGGAGACGCCGCCGGCTGGCCCGCCGCACGGCACCGTGCCGCCCGGATGCCCGAGTGGACCCGGCGCCTCACCCGGGAGCTGGACACCTTCGCCGAGCGGAACGCGACCACCACCCTTCCCGTGCCCATCGCCCTCAACCAGCCCTCGGAACCCCTGCGCCTCGGCCCCTCCGACGACGCCGAGTGGGCGGTGTTCGCCGCCGAGGCGGTCCTGCGGGCCGGTGACGACGGCGCGCTCGGCGACCTGAGCCGCGAGCGCCGTACCCGGGCCGCCATCGACCTCACGTGGAACGCCGCGGCCGGCGAGGTCGCCGCGGCAGCGCAACGGGCGCCGGAGATCGAGTCGGCCGTCCTCCCGCTGCGCGCCCGTATCTCCGTACGGGCCGGGCTCGGCAATCTCGCCGCAGGTCTGCGCCCGCCCGCCACCGGCCACGACAACCCGCACTACTTCGACGACGCGGCCTGTGTACGGGCCTGCGTCCTGGCCGTGGCCCATCCCGGCGACCCCGAAGGCGCCGCCGCACTCGCCGAGTTCGACGCCCGCTACACCCAGGACGGCGACGGCGTGCACGGCGCCCGCGCGATGGCCGCCGCCGTCGCCCTCGCGCTGGCCGGAGCGGGCGTGGAGGCATGCGTGGCGGCCGCGGTCGCCGAGTTGCCCGAGGAGACGGAGATCGGCCGCAACGCCCGGCACGCGCTGCGGCTCGCCGCGGACGCCGACGGCGTCTTCGCTCTCGTACCGCCCCTGGAGCACCAGATCGTCGACCACGTCTACAGCTACGGCATTGCCGCCGCCGAGACCGTCCCCGTGGCCCTCGCGCTGGCGACCGCCGCGCACGGCCGCATCGCGGAGGCGGTCCCCGCGGCGGCCTGTCTGTCCCGGGTGGCGGACTCGGCGCCCGCCCTCGTCGGCGCGCTGACCGGCGCGCTCGGCGGCGGCGCGGCGATCCCCGACTCCTGGCGGGAGAGCTGCCGCACCCTCTCCGGCTGCACGCTCCCGCGGCTCACCGGCACCGACCTGGTGGAACTCGCCGGACTCCTGGAAGCGGCGCAACCGCCTCCCCCCGGAGGATGA
- the trpA gene encoding tryptophan synthase subunit alpha has translation MSGNVKLLDDTLAAARSEGRAALIAYLPAGFPTVDGGIDAVKAVIDGGADVVEVGLPHSDPVLDGPVIQTADDIALRGGVRIADVLRTVREAHRATGKPILVMTYWNPIDRYGVERFTAELAEAGGAGCILPDLPVQESALWREHAAKHGLATVFVVAPSSRDERLAEITAAGSGFVYAASLMGVTGTRESVGAQAEELVSRARASRADLPVCVGIGVSDATQAAEVARFADGVIVGSAFVKRLLDAPDRAAGLQAVRTLAGELAEGVRGRT, from the coding sequence GTGAGCGGGAACGTGAAGCTGCTGGACGACACCCTCGCCGCGGCGAGGTCCGAGGGCCGGGCAGCGCTGATCGCCTACCTTCCGGCCGGGTTCCCGACCGTCGACGGCGGCATCGACGCCGTCAAGGCCGTCATCGACGGCGGCGCCGACGTCGTGGAGGTGGGCCTGCCGCACAGCGACCCCGTCCTCGACGGGCCCGTCATCCAGACCGCCGACGACATCGCGCTGCGCGGCGGCGTGCGGATCGCCGACGTGCTGCGCACGGTCCGGGAGGCCCACCGGGCCACCGGGAAGCCGATTCTCGTCATGACGTACTGGAACCCCATCGACCGCTACGGCGTCGAGCGGTTCACCGCCGAACTCGCCGAGGCGGGCGGCGCCGGCTGCATCCTGCCCGACCTGCCCGTCCAGGAATCGGCACTGTGGCGGGAGCACGCCGCCAAGCACGGGCTCGCCACCGTCTTCGTCGTCGCGCCCAGCAGCAGGGACGAGCGGCTCGCCGAGATCACCGCGGCGGGCAGCGGCTTCGTCTACGCCGCTTCCCTCATGGGCGTCACCGGCACCCGTGAGTCGGTCGGAGCGCAGGCCGAGGAACTCGTGTCACGCGCCCGGGCGAGCCGCGCCGACCTGCCGGTGTGCGTCGGGATCGGCGTCTCCGACGCCACCCAGGCCGCCGAGGTCGCCCGCTTCGCCGACGGCGTGATCGTCGGATCGGCCTTCGTCAAGCGGTTGCTGGACGCCCCCGACCGGGCCGCGGGCCTCCAGGCCGTGCGGACACTCGCGGGCGAGCTGGCCGAGGGCGTGCGCGGCCGGACGTGA
- a CDS encoding ADP-ribosylglycohydrolase family protein, with the protein MLRLTWVQPEDLIGHELRQAAQDGRAATAVAAVAARWHAAGGPAAPPRAGASPRPASGYLRLLAGDLLDELADLPSGLADDEPTDLEAIKSLCPQWPPPVDATPPAAPDQLEADLVTGHPETGRLEAAWLGRAVGCLLGKPVEKLPLDGIRQLARATGNWPLNGYFTARGVPGELAARHPWNRRSAATSLAENIDGMPEDDDLDYPLLNLLLLQRYGKAFTTTDVARLWLDELPAGRAFTAERIAYRNLLDGIEPPRTARHRNPFREWIGALIRADVHGWTNPGDPAGAAEQAHRDATLTHTAGGVHAAMFGAAVIATAAGTGTGTGPPDIRACLRAGLTVVPPRSRLARAVREAVRLAHEHDDFDTVVDRLHALHAGIHWVHAVPNTALIAAALTHADGDFTSSVCRAVSGGWDTDSNGATAGGIAALLAGSPAALPERWTAPLKNRLATSVSDFNGVGFDTLARLTRLEASRP; encoded by the coding sequence ATGCTCCGACTGACCTGGGTCCAGCCGGAGGACCTGATCGGGCACGAGCTGCGCCAGGCCGCCCAGGACGGCCGGGCGGCCACGGCCGTCGCCGCCGTCGCGGCCCGGTGGCACGCGGCGGGCGGCCCCGCGGCCCCGCCCCGCGCGGGCGCCTCCCCGCGGCCGGCGTCCGGCTACCTCCGGCTGCTGGCCGGGGACCTCCTGGACGAACTCGCCGACCTGCCCAGCGGCCTGGCGGACGACGAACCGACGGACCTCGAGGCCATCAAGTCCCTGTGCCCTCAGTGGCCTCCACCCGTCGACGCCACTCCCCCGGCCGCCCCTGACCAGCTCGAAGCCGACCTCGTGACCGGGCATCCCGAGACCGGCCGTCTCGAAGCCGCCTGGCTCGGCCGTGCCGTCGGCTGCCTGCTCGGCAAGCCGGTGGAGAAGCTCCCCCTCGACGGCATCCGACAACTCGCCCGGGCCACCGGAAACTGGCCTCTGAACGGCTACTTCACCGCCCGCGGAGTCCCCGGGGAGCTGGCCGCGCGCCACCCCTGGAACCGCCGCTCGGCGGCCACCTCCCTCGCCGAGAACATCGACGGGATGCCCGAGGACGACGACCTCGACTACCCGCTCCTCAACCTGCTGCTGCTCCAGCGGTACGGCAAGGCGTTCACCACCACCGACGTGGCCCGGCTCTGGCTGGACGAACTCCCCGCGGGCCGCGCCTTCACGGCCGAGCGCATCGCCTACCGCAACCTCCTCGACGGCATCGAACCCCCGCGCACCGCCCGTCACCGCAATCCGTTCCGCGAGTGGATCGGCGCCCTGATCCGCGCCGACGTGCACGGCTGGACCAACCCCGGCGACCCGGCGGGCGCCGCCGAACAGGCCCACCGCGACGCCACCCTCACGCACACCGCGGGCGGCGTCCACGCCGCGATGTTCGGCGCGGCCGTCATCGCCACCGCCGCGGGCACAGGCACAGGCACAGGCCCCCCCGACATCCGCGCCTGCCTGCGCGCCGGCCTCACCGTCGTACCGCCCCGCTCCCGGCTCGCCCGCGCCGTGCGCGAGGCCGTCCGGCTGGCGCACGAGCACGACGACTTCGACACCGTCGTCGACCGGCTCCACGCCCTGCACGCCGGTATCCACTGGGTGCACGCCGTCCCCAACACCGCCCTGATCGCCGCCGCCCTCACCCACGCGGACGGCGACTTCACCAGCTCCGTCTGCCGTGCGGTGTCCGGCGGCTGGGACACGGACTCGAACGGCGCGACGGCCGGCGGCATCGCCGCCCTGCTCGCCGGTTCCCCCGCCGCGCTTCCCGAACGCTGGACGGCCCCGCTGAAGAACCGGCTGGCCACCTCCGTCAGCGACTTCAACGGCGTCGGCTTCGACACCCTGGCCCGTCTGACCCGTCTGGAGGCCTCCCGCCCATGA